The genomic window ACGTCGCTATAAAATATCTAATCAGGCCCATATTCAACGGGGGTGAACGCACATGGCAGTAATGAAAATGGTCGCGCTGACCATGATAGGGCCTCAGTCGGAAATGGAACCCGTCGCCCGCCAGATGGTGCTGACCGGCGGATTTCAGCCGCTTCCGCTCGACCTGCTCATCAACGACAGGTCTCTGCGGTCGAGGCTGACTACCGAGACGGAAAATCCCTACGACGTACTTCTGACGAAAATCTCCGCGATATGGAAAGTCGCGGGAGAGGCCGTGCCGGACCCTCAGCCCGTGACTATCAAGAAGGACTTTACTCTTTCAAAGGCGCGGATGCTCGTCGACCAGACGTCGAAGAGGCTGCAGGTATGGGATCAGCGCCGGAGCGCGCTTGTGGACGAAGAAGAACTCCTTCAGGCCGCGAAACTGTTCGTCGAGGCGCTGGCTCAGACGCGGTTCGGACCGATGGACCTCGCGGACGGCAAGTTCGCGAAGGCGTTCTTCGGGTGCCTCTCGAACGACAACTTCCAGAGGCTTATTGAAAGCACGGAGGAGTCTCCTATAGTCGTCAACGGACTGACTGTCTCCAAGGGCAACACGTGGGCGCTTATAATAACCGCGCCCGACTATGCGGAGTCGACGAAGAAGCTGCTCGACGCGGTTTACTTCAAGGAATTCTCGCTGAAGGAGATTGCGTCGCAGATAGAAGGAGACAATCCGCTCGAACTGCTCGAAAAGCGCATTTTCAACCATCAGCGCGCGATACGCGGACTTGCGAAAGCGGCGAAAGAGATGCTGCGCGAGCACCGCGAGGAATACGAGCTGCTTTTCTCCGAGCTCTACACGATGCAGCGCGTCTACGACGTCTGCAAGGGCCACGGCGAGGTCAGCGGCATGTTCGTGCTCTCCGGCTGGATTCCGGCCGACACCTACGCCGCGATAAGCGAAACGGTCGCGGCCGAAGCTCCTGGCACGACGCTCATCGTCGAGGACATGCGCGACATATCCTCGCTCGGCCTGCGCATACCCATAAAGCTCAAGAACAACCCGATAGTACGCTCCTTCCAGGACATCGTCGCGCTCTACAGCCTGCCGTCATACGGAGAGATGGACCCGTCGCCGTTCGTGGCGCTCTCGTTCGTTCTCTTCTTCGGCTTCATGTTCGGAGACGTCGGCCACGGACTGCTGATATACCTCGGCTCGTCGCTGCTCGTGAAACGCGGCATAATGCGCAGCTCGCTCGGGCGCGTCATGAAAATGGCGTCGATCGCCTCGGTCGTATTCGGCTTCCTTTACGGCAGCATATTCGGCATAGAGGACGTGCTGCCGGCGCTGTGGCTCAGCCCGATGCACGACATCAACAGGCTCATAGCGATAGCGATATGCGTCGGCGTGCTGATGATAAGCCTCGGCCTCGTGCTGAACATGGTGAAGCAGTACCGCGCGCGCGACTTCGGACGGCTTCTCTTCGACGGACAGGGAATGGCCGGGCTTCTGCTCTACTGGACGCTCTGCGCGCTCGCCATGATCTACATAACCGGCGTGCGTATCTCTGACACGATAGCGAACGTCATGTGGGGAGGCGTCATAGTCATGCTCTTCCTCATGGTGTTCCGCGACGTGCTCGCGCGCTACCTGCTCCATCAGAAGGGGGACGGAGAGTCGCCCGTGCTCAACATGTTCGAGATAGTCCACAGCCTGCTCTCGTTCCTCTCGAATACCGCCTCGTTCGTGCGTCTTGCGGCGTTCGCGCTGAACCACGTCGGGCTGTCGCTGGCGGTCATAATGCTCTCCGACATGGTGCACACGCTTCCAGGAGGCATCGTGATGAAGGGCATCGTGCTCGTGATAGGCAACCTGGTCATAGTAGGGCTCGAAGGGCTGATAGTCTTCATACAGACGCTTCGCCTCGAATACTACGAGTTCTTCAGCAAGTTCTACAAGGGGGGCGGCAGCGCCTTCAAACCGGTCGGATGGCGCAGGGAACGCGGAAAATACCAGAAAGCGGGCGCCGAAGAAATATAGGCCCGGCAAAATCGCAACACCCGCGCGGATTTCATCCGCTGCGGCTTAACTTATAGAGAAAAAAGAAAAATTTAAAAAGGAGATGCGTTTCTATGTTTGGACTTATGTTAAGCGGAGGCACTGTGGCGGCTCTTGTGATTGCGGGGCTCGTCCTCAGGAACAGGCAGATTGAGAACGGAAAGAAGATATACTCCGCCGCGCTCGCGGTATCGTCTATACTCGTGCTGAGCGGCGCGCTTATCGCGCTCTTCTCCGGCACGTCAGTCGCGGCGGAAGAAGCCGTCGCCGTCGCAAAAGAGATATCCGTCGGAGCCGGCCTCGGCTTCATCGGAGCGGCCGCAGCCACGGCCATCGCCTGCGTCGGCGCAGGCATTGCGGTGGCCAACGTCGGCTCCGCCGCGATGGGCCTCGTCGGAGAGAAGCCCGAGATGCTCGGCACCACGCTCATTTACCTCGGGCTCGCCGAAGGTATCGCCATTTACGGCGTCATCGTCTCGCTGCTGATAATCCAGAAGCTGTAAGCTCGGGAGACTCAGGCAGATGAAAGCGTACCTTGTGAGCGACAATCACGACTCCCTTGTAGGCATGCGCCTCGCCGGGATCGAAGGGACGCTTGTACACACGCCAGAGGAAACGCACGACGCCGTCAGGGAGGCGCTTAAGATACGCGACCTCGCGATACTCGCGATAACGGAGAAGGCCGCCGAAATGGCGGAGGACGCCGTGAAGCAGCTCCGCGAGCGCGGCGAGCTCCCGCTCGTCGTGGAGATACCGGACAGGTTCGGCACGAAGCGCGGTCCGGACTTCCTCACGAAATACGTGCAGGAGGCCATCGGCGTCAAGATGTAGCCCGCGGGCCGCGCTCATACTTTGGTTTTCCGGCGGGGCCGCTCCTCGCTCGCGCGGGGGGCTTCGCTCCTCTTTCGGGCCGGACCGACACAAGAGGTGAATAATGATGAACGAAGTATCTACCGAAAAAGTCAATAATCTTAGAGACATAATACTCAACCGGGCCGGCGACGAGCGGAAAAGCAATCTGGCCCGGGGGCACAAGGACGCGGAGGCGTGGCTCGCGCGCGAGAATGAGAAACTCCAGCACGAGGTGGACCTCGTGCTCCAGGACGCGCGCAAGCGCGCCGAGGACATACGCCGCCGTCAGATACTCTCCGCGGAGAGGGACAAGTCCACGGAGACCCTGCGCCTTCAGAACAGGATACTCTCCGAGGCTATGGGCCGCCTTCAGGACAAGCTCGTGCATCTTAGGGAGAGAGAAGACTACGCGGACATACTCGCCGGGATGTGCATAGAGGCCGCAGAGATGCTCGGCGTCAAGACGCCGCTCAAGCTTCGCCTTGCGTCGATCGACGCATCTCTCGCGCCCAAGGTCATAGAAAAGACGCGGGCCTTCAACTCCGACATAGTGATGACCGCCGACGCCGACCCCGCGCCGATACTCGGCGGCTGCTGGGTCGTCACGGCGGACGGCCACAAGCAGGTGGACATGGACTGGCAGAGCGTCACGCAGGAGCACGCGGACACGCTCGCCGAGCGCCTGCTGCCGCTGCTCTAGCCTTAGGAGGGATGGCATTTGGAACCGAAAAATAACGCCAAGCCCGTCCACAAGGGCACGGTAGAATTTGTAAACGGCCCTGTCATCAAGGCCGCCGGTATGCGCGACTTCGGAATGCGCGAGGTCGTCCACGTCGGCCCTAAAAAGCTGATGGGCGAGATAATCAAAATGGACGGCGACAACGCCACCATACAGGTCTACGAGGACACCGACGGGCTGAAGATTTACGAGGACGTGGCCGGAACCGGAGAGCCGCTCTCGATAGAGCTCGGGCCAGGCCTCATAGGCAGCTTCTTCGACGGCATAGGCCGCCCGCTCGACGCTCTGCTCGAGCACGAAGGGATGTATATCTCCCCCGGCACGACCGTCAACATGATAAACCGCGACAGGGTGTGGGACATCACCCCAGTCGCCAAGGTCGGCGACATGGTCTCCGGAGGCATGGTGCTCGCCACGATTCAGGAGACGCCGCTGCTCGTACACAAGATAATGGTGCCGCCGAACCTCGAGGGCGAGGTCATGTGGATAACGCCGTCGGGCAAGCACAGCGCCGGAAGCGACGCCGCGAAGATAAAAGACGCATTCGGGCGTGAAATTACGATACCGATAATACAGCGCTGGCCGGTCCGCACGCCGCGCCCGTACCGCGAACGTCTGCTGCCGAACGAGCCTTTCGTAACGGGGCAGCGCGTCATAGACGGCCTCTTCCCGCTCGCCAAGGGAGGTACGGCCTGCATACCTGGCGGCTTCGGCACGGGAAAGACCGTCACGCAGCACCAGCTCGCCAAGTGGGGCGATGCACAGGTCGTCATATATATCGGATGCGGCGAACGCGGCAACGAGATGACGGACGTTCTCGAGCAGTTCCCGGTGCTCGAAGACCCGCGCTCAGGGCGCCCGCTGATGGAGCGCACGATACTGATAGCCAACACCTCTAACATGCCGGTCGCTGCTCGCGAAGCCTCCATATACACGGGCATCACCATAGCGGAATATTTCCGCGACATGGGCTACGACGTCGCGATAATGGCGGACTCGACGTCACGCTGGGCGGAGGCTCTGCGCGAGCTCTCGGGACGCCTTGAGGAAATCCCGGCGGAAGAGGGCTTCCCGGCCTACCTGCCGAGCCGCCTCGCCGAGTTCTACGAACGCGCCGGCCGCGTCGTCACTATAGGCGGAGAGAACGGCAGCGTCAGCATCATCGGCGCGGTATCGCCTCCCGGCGGCGACTTCACAGAGCCTGTAACGCGCCACACGAAGCGATTCATCCGCTGCTTCTGGGGACTCGACAAGAATCTCGCCAACGCGCGCCACTACCCCGCCATCTCGTGGACGGACTCCTACAGCGAGTACGCCTCCGAGGTCGACGGATGGTTCTGCGCCAACGTAGACCCGCGGTGGGGCGAGGTGCGCGACGAGGTAAGGAACATCCTTGCGGAGGACAACAAGATACAGCAGGTCATCAAGCTCGTCGGAGAGGACGTTCTTCCCGACGACCAGAGGCTCGTAGCCTTCACGGCGTTCCTCATAAAGAACGGCTACCTGCAGCAGAACTCTTTTACCGCGGACTCCTACTCGCCGCCGATAAAGGGCTTCGAGATACTCTCGGTCATTCTCGACTTCTACCACAAGGCGCTCGACCTCGTCCGTAAGGACATACCCATCTCCCTCATCAGGGAAGACGAGTCGGTCGACGCGATAACGCACCTGAGAGAGCTTCCGCCAGAAGATACGGACGGCTTCGAGAGAGTGCGCAAGCGCATCAACGAGCACCTCGACCGCGTGGCGGCGGAGCGCACGAAAAAGCTGAGGAGTGAATAACCATGCCGCAGGCTGAATATATAGGCGTAAAAGACATAGAAGGGCCGTTCATACTCGTCGAAAACGTGACGGGCGTCGGCTACGGCGAGCTCGTTGACATACGCGACGAAAACGGCAAAGTCCGCCACGGGCAGGTCAAATCCCTCAGCGAAAAGGCGACGCTCGTGCAGGTGTTCACCGGCACTGGAGACCTCGTCCCGAACTCGACGAAGGTGCGCTTTCTCGGCAAGCCGCTCGAGGTCCACCTCTCGAAATACATGCTCGGGCGCACATTCAACGGACTCGGCGAGCCACGCGACGGCTGCGGCGAGATATACGGCGGCAAGCGCGTCAACATCAACGGGCTGCCGCTCAACCCGATGGCGCGCCAGTACCCGAGAGACTTCATACACACCGGCATCTCCGCGATAGACACGCTGATGACGCTGATACGCGGACAGAAGCTGCCGATATTCTCCGGCAACGGTCTGCCGCACAACCAGCTCGCCGTGCAGATAGCGACTCAGGCGAAAGTCGTCGGCTCCGACGAGTTCGCCGTCGTCTTCGCTGGAATCGGCGTCAAGCACGACGACGCGGCATACTTCACGCAGGAGCTCTCGTCGCGCGGTCACTCGAACAACATTGTGACATTCCTCAACCTTGCCGACGATCCGGTCATCGAACGTATAGCGACGCCGCGAATGGCGCTCTCGACCGCGGAATACCTCGCCTACGAGCTCGGAATGCACGTCCTCGTCATAATGACGGACATGACGAGCTACTGCGAAGCGCTGCGCGAACTCGGCGTTGCCGCGGGCGAAGTTCCGAGCCGCAAAGGCTATCCGGCCTACCTCTACAGCGACCTGGCGTCGCTCTACGAACGAGCCGGCGTCGTGCGCGGCAGGAGCGGCAGCGTCACGCAGATACCGATACTAACGATGCCGAACGACGACATCACGCACCCGATTCCCGACCTTACGGGCTTCATCACCGAAGGGCAGATAGTCCTCTCGCGCGACCTCGACGCGAAAAACATCTATCCTCCGATAGACATACTGACGAGCCTCTCACGACTGATGAAGGACGGCATAGGCAAGGGCTACACGCGCGAGGACCATCCGAGCGTATCGAGCCAGCTCTTCGCATCGTACAGCCGAGTGCAGGAGGTCCGCTCGCTCGCCTCCGTCGTCGGCGAAGACGAACTCTCGAAGACCGACAAGTCGTTTCTGGCGTTCGGTAAGATTTTTGAGGATCGCTTCCTGAAACAGGGCAAAGAGGACGACCGCGAAATCGGCTACTCGCTCGACATGGCCTGGGACATACTGGGCACTCTGCCGACTTCGGAACTCACGCGCGTCAGCCTCACCGAAATCAAGGAACACATCAAGAAAAAGGACGAGGAATAGCCGCCTCGCAAAAATTACGGAATCGACAAAAAGCCCGCTTCGTGCGGGCTTTTTTGCCGCGCGCGCGAAAACGCGGTACAAACGCCGGCCGCCCTCTGTGCTATAATTTCTAACCGAACACACAAAAATAAGACGGAGGACAGGCCAATGATAAACAAAATAGCTCTAGCCGGGTGCGGCAACGTCGGGACGGCTCTTCTCGAAATTCTCCACGATAAAAAAGACGAACTGAAAGAAAAATACGGCTTCGAATACGAGGTCGTCCTCGTCAGCGACCTCATGAAAGGCGTCGTGATGGACGCGGAGGGCATAGACCTCGGCGCTCTGCTCGCTTCGATAGACGAGACGCACACATTTGAAAAGCTTCCGCGCGCGGAGGGAACGTTTGAAGAACTTCTCGTGCGCTCCGGCGCGACAGTGCTCGCAGAATGCACGCCGACGAACCTCAAAACAGGAGAGCCAGGCCTCTCGCACCTGCGCGCGGCGCTCTCGCGCGGAATCAGCGTAACGACCACAAACAAAGGGCCGATAGCGGTCGCCTTCGACGAGCTGACGGCGCTCGCGGAAAAGAACGGAGCGAAGCTCTCCTACGAGGGCGTAGTAATGAGCGGAACGCCGCTCATCGACATGATGAAAAACGGAATAGCCGGCTGTTCCGTCCTCAAGCTCGAGGGCATCCTGAACGGCACGACGAACTTCATGCTCACGAAAATGGCCGAAGGCGCGGAATACGGCGCGGCGCTCGCCGAGGCGCAGTCGCTCGGCTACGCCGAGGCCGACCCGACCGGCGACGTAGAAGGATGGGACGCGGCCGTAAAAGTATCGATACTTGCGAAGATACTCTTCGGCGCTGACATCCCCGTCGATAAGGTCGAACGCACGGGAATAACGAAAATCACGCCTGCGCAGATAGAAGAGGCGAAGAAGAACGGACGCGCCGTCAAGCTGCTCGCGGGCCTCGCGAACGAAAAAGGCGGCCTGCGCGCTTATGTTGCGCCAGTCGAAGTGGAGGCTTCGCACCCGCTCGCCTCGATAAACGGCGCGGCCAACGCGATAACCGTCTCCACAGACAACCTCGGCGACGTAACGCTCATAGGCCCCGGCGCGGGCCGCAGGGAGACGGGGCAGGCCCTGCTCGGCGACATGATACGCATGAGCCGCTGACGCGCCGTCCAAAAGAATATTATAAAAAACGAGCCGCGCGGGAGTTTCCTGCGCGGCTCGTTTTCTGTCATTCGGCTGTTTCTTTATACCGCCTACTTCTTTCTTCTCATCGCCGCGAGCGGCGCGAGAGCAAGCAGCGCCATCGCGCCGAAGCCGGCGCTGCATCCGCCGCCTCCGCCGCCGCCATTATGCGGCGTGTCAGGCGTTGGGTCGTCGGGGACAGGCTCCGGGGCGGGCGTTCCAGCTTCGGACACCGTCACGGTGCAGCTTTCCTCGTAGCTGTATCCGTCGGTGGTGACGGCGGCCGCCGTTATCGTCGCGCTTCCCGCCGCGTGCGCAGCGACCGCGCAGCTTACGCCCTCACTGCTCGTAACCGTAGCGACGGCCTCGTTATCGCTGCTCCACGTCACGGAGGCTATTTTGTCAGCCGTTCCCTCAGGAAGCAAAGAGGCCGTCAGAGTACCTTCCTTGCCGGCCTCGAGCGTCAACGCCGCGGGCGATAAACTCAGCCCCTCCGAGCTGCGGTCGGAGACCGTCACGCGCGCCGTCAGCGTCAGCGTAGACGGCGCGCTGGTATCTATCGTCATGTCCTCATAATTCATAGCGTAAAGCTCCGCCGTCACGGTCAGCGTCGCCGTGCCGAGCGAGTTCCCCGTCAGCGATATCGTGCCGTCGGAGTTGTACGTCGTGGTCGCGATTCCTTCTGGTTCGACGGTAACGCCGGTTATTTTCGCGTGCTCAGCGAAGTTTGCGGACGCGGCTGGAAGTGTCTGGATTTTCATCGTAGATGTCGCGCCGTTCTTCAGCGTGAGCTCGGATGATTCAAAGGCGAGAGTCGCGACGGCCTTCTCGGTTATCTCGGAGGACGGCTTAGACTCTGGTACACTAACGCCACCGTTATTCACGCCAATCCCACTTTCCGCCGTTTCTTCCGCCCACGTCGAATTTTCTACTGAAGCCGTATTCTCTACGCATATTCCTACGACACCACCCGAAGCTTTCGCCTCGCTTACGGAATCATTTGTAATCGTTCCAGAATTAACACAGCCAGAAATCGCGCTTTCGCAGCCGCCAACAATGCCGCCCGCGTAAAGAGAGTCTCCGTCAACCTTACCTATTGTGACACTCCCGCTGTTCACGCAGTTCGTAAGCTTTGCTTGAACTAATTTGGTACTATAGTCGTTGTATCCAACAACGCCGCCTACATATACGTCGGCCTCATTAGCTTCAACCGCGTCG from Cloacibacillus sp. An23 includes these protein-coding regions:
- a CDS encoding Ig-like domain-containing protein; this translates as MNNGGVSVPESKPSSEITEKAVATLAFESSELTLKNGATSTMKIQTLPAASANFAEHAKITGVTVEPEGIATTTYNSDGTISLTGNSLGTATLTVTAELYAMNYEDMTIDTSAPSTLTLTARVTVSDRSSEGLSLSPAALTLEAGKEGTLTASLLPEGTADKIASVTWSSDNEAVATVTSSEGVSCAVAAHAAGSATITAAAVTTDGYSYEESCTVTVSEAGTPAPEPVPDDPTPDTPHNGGGGGGGCSAGFGAMALLALAPLAAMRRKK
- a CDS encoding V-type ATPase 116kDa subunit family protein — encoded protein: MAVMKMVALTMIGPQSEMEPVARQMVLTGGFQPLPLDLLINDRSLRSRLTTETENPYDVLLTKISAIWKVAGEAVPDPQPVTIKKDFTLSKARMLVDQTSKRLQVWDQRRSALVDEEELLQAAKLFVEALAQTRFGPMDLADGKFAKAFFGCLSNDNFQRLIESTEESPIVVNGLTVSKGNTWALIITAPDYAESTKKLLDAVYFKEFSLKEIASQIEGDNPLELLEKRIFNHQRAIRGLAKAAKEMLREHREEYELLFSELYTMQRVYDVCKGHGEVSGMFVLSGWIPADTYAAISETVAAEAPGTTLIVEDMRDISSLGLRIPIKLKNNPIVRSFQDIVALYSLPSYGEMDPSPFVALSFVLFFGFMFGDVGHGLLIYLGSSLLVKRGIMRSSLGRVMKMASIASVVFGFLYGSIFGIEDVLPALWLSPMHDINRLIAIAICVGVLMISLGLVLNMVKQYRARDFGRLLFDGQGMAGLLLYWTLCALAMIYITGVRISDTIANVMWGGVIVMLFLMVFRDVLARYLLHQKGDGESPVLNMFEIVHSLLSFLSNTASFVRLAAFALNHVGLSLAVIMLSDMVHTLPGGIVMKGIVLVIGNLVIVGLEGLIVFIQTLRLEYYEFFSKFYKGGGSAFKPVGWRRERGKYQKAGAEEI
- a CDS encoding V-type ATP synthase subunit F; translated protein: MKAYLVSDNHDSLVGMRLAGIEGTLVHTPEETHDAVREALKIRDLAILAITEKAAEMAEDAVKQLRERGELPLVVEIPDRFGTKRGPDFLTKYVQEAIGVKM
- a CDS encoding V-type ATP synthase subunit B; the encoded protein is MPQAEYIGVKDIEGPFILVENVTGVGYGELVDIRDENGKVRHGQVKSLSEKATLVQVFTGTGDLVPNSTKVRFLGKPLEVHLSKYMLGRTFNGLGEPRDGCGEIYGGKRVNINGLPLNPMARQYPRDFIHTGISAIDTLMTLIRGQKLPIFSGNGLPHNQLAVQIATQAKVVGSDEFAVVFAGIGVKHDDAAYFTQELSSRGHSNNIVTFLNLADDPVIERIATPRMALSTAEYLAYELGMHVLVIMTDMTSYCEALRELGVAAGEVPSRKGYPAYLYSDLASLYERAGVVRGRSGSVTQIPILTMPNDDITHPIPDLTGFITEGQIVLSRDLDAKNIYPPIDILTSLSRLMKDGIGKGYTREDHPSVSSQLFASYSRVQEVRSLASVVGEDELSKTDKSFLAFGKIFEDRFLKQGKEDDREIGYSLDMAWDILGTLPTSELTRVSLTEIKEHIKKKDEE
- a CDS encoding homoserine dehydrogenase; translated protein: MINKIALAGCGNVGTALLEILHDKKDELKEKYGFEYEVVLVSDLMKGVVMDAEGIDLGALLASIDETHTFEKLPRAEGTFEELLVRSGATVLAECTPTNLKTGEPGLSHLRAALSRGISVTTTNKGPIAVAFDELTALAEKNGAKLSYEGVVMSGTPLIDMMKNGIAGCSVLKLEGILNGTTNFMLTKMAEGAEYGAALAEAQSLGYAEADPTGDVEGWDAAVKVSILAKILFGADIPVDKVERTGITKITPAQIEEAKKNGRAVKLLAGLANEKGGLRAYVAPVEVEASHPLASINGAANAITVSTDNLGDVTLIGPGAGRRETGQALLGDMIRMSR
- a CDS encoding V-type ATP synthase subunit E family protein — protein: MMNEVSTEKVNNLRDIILNRAGDERKSNLARGHKDAEAWLARENEKLQHEVDLVLQDARKRAEDIRRRQILSAERDKSTETLRLQNRILSEAMGRLQDKLVHLREREDYADILAGMCIEAAEMLGVKTPLKLRLASIDASLAPKVIEKTRAFNSDIVMTADADPAPILGGCWVVTADGHKQVDMDWQSVTQEHADTLAERLLPLL
- a CDS encoding V-type ATP synthase subunit A; this translates as MEPKNNAKPVHKGTVEFVNGPVIKAAGMRDFGMREVVHVGPKKLMGEIIKMDGDNATIQVYEDTDGLKIYEDVAGTGEPLSIELGPGLIGSFFDGIGRPLDALLEHEGMYISPGTTVNMINRDRVWDITPVAKVGDMVSGGMVLATIQETPLLVHKIMVPPNLEGEVMWITPSGKHSAGSDAAKIKDAFGREITIPIIQRWPVRTPRPYRERLLPNEPFVTGQRVIDGLFPLAKGGTACIPGGFGTGKTVTQHQLAKWGDAQVVIYIGCGERGNEMTDVLEQFPVLEDPRSGRPLMERTILIANTSNMPVAAREASIYTGITIAEYFRDMGYDVAIMADSTSRWAEALRELSGRLEEIPAEEGFPAYLPSRLAEFYERAGRVVTIGGENGSVSIIGAVSPPGGDFTEPVTRHTKRFIRCFWGLDKNLANARHYPAISWTDSYSEYASEVDGWFCANVDPRWGEVRDEVRNILAEDNKIQQVIKLVGEDVLPDDQRLVAFTAFLIKNGYLQQNSFTADSYSPPIKGFEILSVILDFYHKALDLVRKDIPISLIREDESVDAITHLRELPPEDTDGFERVRKRINEHLDRVAAERTKKLRSE
- a CDS encoding ATP synthase subunit C, with product MFGLMLSGGTVAALVIAGLVLRNRQIENGKKIYSAALAVSSILVLSGALIALFSGTSVAAEEAVAVAKEISVGAGLGFIGAAAATAIACVGAGIAVANVGSAAMGLVGEKPEMLGTTLIYLGLAEGIAIYGVIVSLLIIQKL